Proteins from one Chroococcidiopsis sp. CCMEE 29 genomic window:
- a CDS encoding PD-(D/E)XK nuclease family protein: MTRSLAIGENITTFRQVQEKLGLTLSEDSQFFTEWMAELPALSDTEQARLEQVRRNYLYQVSDGILLEETIKMVVLSPLLELAGFYQAPYKFRTEVPVEIEAEGDNGEILRGRIDALVLQDKLWIVLIESKKTTFDLELAIPQSLAYMAAHSEPEQPLYGMVTNGSSYLFVKTLSKQYGISDLFATRSQYRNNLYEVLRILKHLGQLILQS; encoded by the coding sequence ATGACCAGAAGTCTAGCCATCGGAGAAAATATTACGACGTTTCGTCAAGTTCAAGAGAAACTAGGGCTAACTCTGAGCGAGGATAGCCAATTTTTCACCGAATGGATGGCTGAATTACCTGCACTGAGCGACACAGAGCAGGCTCGATTAGAGCAAGTACGACGCAACTATCTCTACCAAGTTTCGGATGGAATTCTACTGGAAGAAACCATCAAAATGGTAGTGCTGTCGCCATTACTAGAGTTAGCAGGTTTCTATCAAGCGCCTTACAAGTTCAGGACAGAGGTTCCGGTTGAGATTGAGGCAGAAGGGGACAACGGAGAGATTTTACGGGGGCGAATTGATGCGCTAGTGTTGCAGGACAAACTGTGGATTGTGCTGATTGAGTCGAAAAAGACTACGTTTGATTTAGAGCTGGCGATTCCCCAAAGCTTGGCTTACATGGCAGCGCATTCAGAGCCAGAACAACCGCTTTATGGCATGGTAACGAACGGCAGCAGCTATTTGTTTGTCAAAACATTAAGCAAGCAGTACGGTATTTCTGATTTATTCGCGACGCGATCGCAGTATCGCAATAATCTTTACGAGGTTCTGAGAATCTTAAAACACTTGGGACAATTAATCCTCCAGTCATAA
- the leuS gene encoding leucine--tRNA ligase: MDSRYNPAAVEEKWQQTWAEQGLDQTDENKDQPKFYALSMFPYPSGSLHMGHVRNYVITDVIARLKRMQGYRVLHPMGWDAFGLPAENAAIERNIPPAKWTYQNIAQMRQQLQRLGLSIDWSREVATCSPDYYKWTQWIFLQLLKTGLAYQKEAAVNWDPIDQTVLANEQVDNEGRSWRSGAKVERKLLRQWFLKITDYAEQLLNDLDKLTGWPERVKLMQANWIGKSVGAYLEFPIIGVEEKIGVFTTRPDTVYGVTYVVLAPEHPLTRRVTTPEQQATVEAFIQEVSAQSELERTAEDKPKRGIPTGGKAVNPFTGEEISIWIADYVLYEYGTGAVMGVPAHDARDFQFAKGNQLPIKVVIVPTDAAEEAATAIKAAYTEPGIVVNSDVFSGMSSSDAKEAIVQYAERQGFGKARVQYRLRDWLISRQRYWGAPIPVIHCPNCGIVPVPDSDLPVQLPEDVTFSGRGASPLAKLENWVNVPCPTCGTPAKRETDTMDTFIDSSWYFLRYPDANNDQQVFDPATTNDWMPVDQYVGGIEHAILHLLYSRFFTKVLRDRALLNFDEPFQRLLTQGMVQGITYKNPVTGKYIPPAQVDSADPKDPETGEGLEVFYEKMSKSKYNGVDPEEVLAKYGADTARMFILFKAPPEKDLEWDDADVEGQFRFLNRVWRLVTDFSGQANAKEQSKIQNPKSKIEKDLRRAIHTAIKNVTEDLEGEYQFNTAVSELMKLSNALADASCKDSPVYAEGIATLILLLSPFAPHIADELWQAIGNADLVHTQTWPKFDPAALVADEVTLVIQIMGKTRGTIQVPAQADKQELEQYARNSDVAQRYIEGKEIKKVIVVPGKLVNFVVG, from the coding sequence GTGGATTCCCGTTACAACCCCGCAGCAGTCGAGGAAAAGTGGCAACAAACTTGGGCAGAACAAGGTTTAGATCAGACCGATGAAAACAAAGATCAGCCGAAATTCTATGCCCTATCGATGTTTCCCTATCCATCGGGTAGCCTGCATATGGGTCATGTCCGTAACTACGTGATTACGGATGTGATTGCTAGACTCAAGCGGATGCAAGGGTATCGTGTACTACACCCAATGGGGTGGGATGCTTTTGGTTTACCTGCAGAAAACGCGGCGATTGAGCGGAATATTCCTCCGGCAAAGTGGACTTATCAAAATATTGCCCAGATGCGGCAGCAGTTGCAACGGCTGGGGTTGTCGATTGATTGGAGCCGGGAAGTTGCCACCTGTTCGCCAGATTATTACAAGTGGACGCAGTGGATTTTCTTGCAGTTGCTCAAAACGGGTCTAGCTTACCAAAAAGAAGCAGCAGTTAATTGGGACCCAATCGATCAAACTGTGTTGGCAAATGAGCAAGTAGATAATGAGGGACGCTCCTGGCGATCGGGTGCCAAAGTTGAGCGGAAACTGCTGCGTCAATGGTTCCTCAAAATTACCGACTACGCCGAACAGTTGCTGAATGACCTTGACAAGTTGACTGGTTGGCCGGAGCGAGTCAAGCTGATGCAAGCCAACTGGATTGGTAAATCTGTAGGGGCATACCTGGAGTTTCCCATTATTGGCGTAGAGGAAAAAATTGGTGTCTTTACCACCAGACCTGATACGGTCTATGGTGTGACCTACGTTGTTTTAGCGCCAGAGCATCCCCTGACTCGTCGCGTTACCACACCAGAACAGCAAGCGACGGTAGAAGCATTTATTCAAGAAGTTTCCGCTCAAAGTGAATTAGAACGAACTGCTGAAGACAAACCTAAGCGGGGGATTCCAACTGGGGGTAAGGCAGTTAATCCTTTTACAGGCGAAGAGATTTCAATTTGGATTGCTGACTATGTGCTGTATGAATACGGAACCGGGGCAGTGATGGGAGTTCCAGCCCATGATGCACGAGATTTTCAGTTTGCGAAAGGTAATCAGCTGCCGATTAAAGTCGTAATTGTTCCAACTGATGCAGCTGAAGAAGCCGCAACGGCTATTAAGGCAGCTTACACTGAGCCGGGCATCGTAGTTAATTCTGATGTCTTTAGTGGCATGTCTTCCAGCGATGCAAAAGAAGCGATCGTTCAATATGCGGAAAGACAAGGTTTTGGTAAAGCCAGGGTGCAATATCGCCTCCGGGATTGGTTAATCTCACGGCAACGTTACTGGGGCGCACCCATTCCAGTCATTCACTGTCCCAACTGTGGCATTGTACCAGTGCCGGATTCAGACTTGCCGGTTCAATTGCCGGAAGATGTGACTTTTTCGGGTCGCGGTGCTTCGCCATTAGCTAAATTGGAAAATTGGGTTAATGTGCCTTGTCCCACCTGTGGCACTCCAGCCAAACGAGAGACCGACACGATGGATACGTTTATTGATTCATCGTGGTACTTCTTACGCTATCCCGATGCTAATAATGACCAGCAGGTTTTTGATCCAGCCACGACAAATGATTGGATGCCAGTAGATCAATATGTAGGTGGAATTGAACACGCGATTTTGCATTTGTTGTATTCGCGCTTCTTTACCAAAGTGTTGCGCGATCGCGCCTTATTAAACTTTGACGAACCCTTTCAACGTCTCTTAACTCAAGGCATGGTTCAGGGTATCACCTACAAAAATCCAGTTACTGGCAAGTACATTCCTCCTGCTCAAGTAGACTCAGCCGACCCTAAAGATCCAGAGACTGGGGAAGGACTGGAGGTCTTCTATGAAAAAATGTCCAAGTCAAAATACAACGGCGTTGACCCAGAGGAGGTCTTGGCGAAGTATGGAGCAGATACTGCTCGAATGTTCATTTTATTTAAAGCGCCGCCAGAAAAAGATTTGGAATGGGATGATGCCGATGTGGAAGGGCAATTCCGGTTTTTAAATCGGGTTTGGCGTTTAGTAACAGATTTTAGCGGTCAAGCCAACGCAAAAGAACAATCTAAAATCCAAAATCCAAAATCTAAAATCGAGAAGGATTTGCGGCGGGCGATTCACACGGCAATTAAGAATGTTACAGAAGACTTAGAGGGGGAATATCAATTTAATACAGCTGTTTCAGAATTGATGAAGTTGAGTAATGCCCTGGCTGATGCTAGTTGCAAAGATTCGCCAGTTTATGCCGAAGGGATTGCTACACTGATTTTACTACTATCCCCGTTTGCGCCTCATATTGCTGATGAGTTGTGGCAGGCGATCGGTAATGCTGATTTAGTCCATACCCAGACTTGGCCTAAATTTGATCCAGCTGCCTTAGTTGCTGATGAAGTAACTTTGGTAATTCAGATCATGGGTAAAACTAGAGGCACAATTCAAGTTCCGGCACAGGCAGACAAGCAAGAACTGGAACAGTACGCTCGTAATTCAGATGTTGCTCAGCGCTATATAGAAGGGAAGGAAATTAAGAAGGTGATTGTGGTGCCTGGGAAGTTGGTGAATTTTGTGGTTGGTTGA
- a CDS encoding phasin family protein, which yields MPGFGDIVQKAFYLGVGLASYAGEKAGGKLGELRSQVQKLADEMVAKGEMTTEEAKRFVEDMMKQAQQPSASAPATGTSPTEPRKIEILSEDEEPQTTSASSDQDVDRLRDQVIELQEELRRLQRDR from the coding sequence ATGCCTGGTTTTGGAGATATTGTACAAAAGGCGTTTTACCTGGGTGTTGGACTAGCTTCTTACGCGGGCGAGAAAGCCGGGGGAAAATTAGGAGAACTGCGATCGCAAGTTCAGAAATTGGCAGATGAAATGGTTGCTAAGGGTGAGATGACTACAGAAGAAGCTAAACGCTTTGTCGAAGATATGATGAAGCAAGCCCAACAGCCTTCTGCTTCTGCCCCAGCCACTGGTACTTCCCCCACTGAGCCACGCAAAATAGAAATTCTTTCTGAAGATGAAGAGCCGCAAACTACCTCTGCGTCCTCAGATCAGGATGTGGACAGGCTACGGGATCAAGTTATAGAACTACAGGAAGAACTGCGACGTCTCCAACGCGATCGGTAA
- the hflX gene encoding GTPase HflX, with protein METIYGNLQGLKSSQLKQLQRLYHQRLPGDRITTPEFAQRVAAISTDINQPVCAYVNRRGQIIRVGVGTPRQTQIPPLELPRYGAERLSGIRCIATQLKPEPPNEAALTAMALQRLDTLVVLNIARSGFQKRGGGATGYVKETYLAHLVLNTNQEFKQSTDSGATWSVSSSLSLDILVNQDFLDLVEGLEAEFRREFVAQQADTDHDRVLLVGVMSDTTPQQFQDTLEELARLVNTAGGEVLQTVKQKRSRIHPQTVVGEGKVQEIALTAQTLGANLVVFDRDLSPAQVRNLETQIGLRVVDRTEVILDIFAQRAQSRAGKLQVELAQLEYMLPRLTGRGQAMSRLGGGIGTRGPGETKLETERRAISRRIARLQQEVDQLQAHRSRLRQQRQHHEVPSLAIVGYTNAGKSTLLNALTNAEVYTADQLFATLDPTTRRLVIPDAVTGEPQTIVLTDTVGFIHELPASLMDAFRATLEEVTEADALLHVVDLSHPAWQSQIRSVMSILSEMPVAPGPAMVALNKIDQVDSDTLALAQEEFPQAVFISADKRFGLETLRQRLAQLVRYATAAA; from the coding sequence ATAGAGACTATCTACGGCAACCTGCAAGGTTTAAAATCTAGTCAGCTTAAACAACTACAGCGGTTGTACCATCAGCGACTACCAGGCGATCGCATTACTACGCCTGAATTTGCTCAGCGAGTAGCGGCAATTAGCACAGATATTAATCAACCAGTATGTGCTTACGTTAATCGCCGGGGACAGATCATTCGCGTAGGTGTAGGTACACCCCGTCAAACCCAAATCCCTCCTCTAGAACTACCCCGATATGGCGCGGAACGGCTTAGTGGTATTCGGTGCATTGCTACCCAACTAAAACCAGAACCGCCTAACGAAGCTGCATTGACAGCAATGGCCCTCCAGCGGCTAGATACCCTAGTAGTGCTGAATATCGCTAGGTCTGGATTTCAAAAACGAGGTGGTGGAGCTACGGGTTATGTGAAAGAAACCTATCTAGCTCACTTGGTACTTAATACTAACCAAGAATTCAAACAAAGTACTGACTCAGGTGCCACTTGGAGTGTATCGTCGTCCTTAAGTCTGGATATTTTGGTCAATCAAGATTTTCTGGATCTAGTAGAAGGACTGGAAGCGGAGTTTCGGCGGGAGTTTGTCGCTCAGCAGGCAGACACTGACCACGATCGCGTGCTACTAGTGGGTGTAATGAGCGATACGACGCCACAGCAGTTTCAAGACACTTTAGAGGAGTTGGCGCGGTTGGTAAACACCGCTGGGGGAGAGGTATTGCAGACAGTAAAGCAAAAGCGATCGCGCATCCATCCTCAGACTGTAGTCGGTGAAGGCAAAGTCCAAGAAATTGCCCTGACGGCGCAAACACTCGGAGCTAATTTAGTTGTATTTGACCGCGACCTCTCACCGGCTCAGGTTCGTAACTTAGAAACACAAATCGGCTTACGTGTCGTTGACCGCACTGAAGTCATTTTAGATATCTTTGCTCAACGTGCTCAATCGCGGGCTGGGAAATTGCAAGTAGAACTCGCGCAACTAGAGTACATGCTGCCCCGACTGACTGGTAGAGGTCAAGCAATGTCCCGCTTGGGTGGAGGGATTGGTACTCGTGGACCTGGTGAAACAAAACTGGAAACCGAGCGCCGCGCCATTAGTCGTCGCATTGCCCGACTGCAACAGGAAGTAGATCAACTGCAAGCCCACCGTTCACGGCTACGACAGCAGCGTCAACATCACGAAGTTCCGTCATTGGCTATAGTTGGCTACACCAACGCTGGTAAGTCCACGCTGCTGAATGCACTAACTAATGCTGAAGTTTACACCGCCGATCAGCTATTTGCTACGCTTGACCCTACCACGCGACGCCTGGTAATTCCTGATGCTGTAACTGGCGAACCCCAAACGATTGTACTTACAGACACAGTAGGGTTTATTCATGAATTGCCTGCTTCGTTAATGGATGCCTTCCGAGCCACACTGGAGGAAGTCACAGAAGCTGATGCTTTGTTGCATGTGGTAGATCTGTCTCATCCCGCTTGGCAAAGTCAGATTCGTTCAGTCATGAGCATTTTGTCAGAAATGCCGGTAGCTCCTGGTCCAGCAATGGTTGCCCTGAACAAGATCGATCAAGTGGATAGTGACACTTTAGCACTGGCTCAAGAAGAGTTTCCCCAGGCGGTGTTTATTTCAGCGGATAAACGCTTCGGTTTAGAAACCTTACGTCAGCGACTAGCACAGCTGGTTCGTTACGCTACTGCTGCTGCTTGA
- the queF gene encoding preQ(1) synthase — protein MKYGERQIAQGQLITFPNPRIGRRYDIQITLPEFTCKCPFSGYPDFATIHVTYVPDRRVVELKAIKLYINSYRDRYISHEESINQILDDFVAACDPLEVTIKGDFAPRGNVHTVIEVHHQK, from the coding sequence ATGAAGTATGGTGAACGCCAGATTGCCCAGGGGCAGCTGATTACCTTTCCTAATCCACGGATCGGACGTAGGTACGATATTCAGATTACATTACCGGAATTTACCTGTAAGTGTCCATTTTCTGGCTATCCTGACTTTGCGACGATTCACGTTACCTACGTTCCCGATCGGCGGGTGGTGGAATTGAAGGCGATCAAGCTTTACATCAACAGTTACCGCGATCGCTACATCTCCCATGAGGAATCAATCAATCAAATTCTGGATGATTTTGTTGCCGCTTGCGATCCTCTAGAAGTCACGATTAAGGGAGATTTTGCCCCGCGTGGTAATGTTCACACGGTAATTGAGGTGCATCATCAGAAATAA
- a CDS encoding 1-acyl-sn-glycerol-3-phosphate acyltransferase, whose protein sequence is MAPNFYPPRVNPFLVRLAQFIAPCGASWFYQFELVVSPECLEKIRSLKNQRLLLLPNHPTFQDPIVMFLLSAKLGQTFYYLAAYELLSEAVGGILQRLGVYSIRRGLVDRPSIAQTLELLTQPGCRLVVFPEGGCSFQNDTVMPFRVGAVQIAFQAMSKMVKQGEPLPDLYAVPVSIKYRYTQDMNEVIDQTLNRLEQALNLNVVSGSSSYERLQAIADRVLVKVEQDYGLHSPATNQQTWDQRISLLRTHILEKCEQQLGIVSNPKELARERTYRIEYTLETKADQFESEAAMPESNTPEDDRASNLALIKKSVKRLLNFDAIYDGYVAENPTPERFLDTLTRLEREVFDIDKPPAKGYRQARIKIGEPLNLKDVFADYRRDRADTVNAVTLKIQQAVQQNLDLLNQETEKHH, encoded by the coding sequence ATGGCACCCAACTTCTATCCTCCCCGCGTTAACCCATTTCTGGTTAGACTAGCCCAGTTCATCGCTCCTTGTGGAGCAAGCTGGTTCTATCAATTTGAACTAGTTGTGAGTCCTGAGTGTCTGGAAAAGATTCGTTCGCTGAAAAATCAAAGGCTGCTCCTACTGCCAAATCACCCCACATTTCAAGACCCGATTGTCATGTTCCTGCTCTCTGCCAAGTTAGGGCAGACGTTTTACTACTTAGCAGCTTATGAACTACTCAGTGAGGCAGTCGGTGGTATTCTACAAAGGTTAGGAGTGTATTCTATCCGGCGGGGTTTAGTGGATCGCCCCAGCATCGCGCAGACGTTGGAACTATTAACTCAGCCTGGTTGCCGTCTAGTCGTTTTTCCAGAGGGGGGATGTTCCTTTCAGAACGATACTGTCATGCCTTTTCGAGTAGGAGCCGTGCAAATTGCCTTTCAGGCGATGAGTAAAATGGTCAAGCAGGGTGAACCACTACCCGATCTCTATGCGGTACCAGTCAGCATCAAGTATCGCTACACCCAGGACATGAATGAGGTGATCGATCAGACGCTGAACCGACTTGAGCAGGCATTGAATTTGAATGTAGTTTCTGGCTCTAGTTCCTATGAGCGGCTACAGGCGATCGCAGATCGAGTTCTGGTCAAGGTTGAGCAAGACTATGGACTGCATTCACCCGCAACAAATCAACAAACTTGGGATCAACGCATCTCCCTACTAAGAACTCATATTCTAGAGAAATGCGAGCAACAGCTGGGAATCGTGTCTAACCCAAAGGAACTGGCACGGGAGCGTACCTACAGAATTGAGTATACCCTAGAGACTAAAGCTGATCAGTTTGAGTCTGAAGCAGCAATGCCGGAATCTAACACTCCAGAGGATGATCGTGCCAGCAATTTGGCGTTAATTAAGAAGTCAGTAAAACGCCTATTAAACTTTGACGCGATTTATGACGGCTACGTTGCCGAGAATCCCACACCGGAAAGGTTTTTAGATACGCTTACGCGACTAGAACGAGAAGTGTTTGATATTGACAAACCTCCAGCCAAGGGGTATAGACAAGCAAGAATTAAGATTGGGGAACCTCTGAACCTAAAGGATGTGTTTGCAGACTATCGACGCGATCGCGCTGATACTGTTAATGCTGTCACACTCAAGATTCAGCAGGCTGTACAACAGAATCTTGACCTGCTGAATCAGGAAACTGAAAAACATCACTAA
- a CDS encoding UTP--glucose-1-phosphate uridylyltransferase: MQKDKIRKAVIPAAGFGTRLFPATKVVKKELFPIIDRDGRAKPVIQVIVEEATNAGIEEVGIVVQAGDRSLFENFFKSPIKKELFNKLSPQNQEYSQYLQDLGNRITILTQEEQEGYGHAVFCAKEWVKDEPFLLMLGDHIYSSDTEKSCAGQVLDIYEKVNQNVIGLTTMPAEIIHKAGCVTGGWQDLNSMLTVTQVCEKPDIEYARKHLRVEGMAEDQFLCIFGLYVLTPKIFDYLEEHISNNIRERGEFQLTSCLDRLRQEEGMTGYVVKGQCFDTGLPDTYRQTIIDFRNVG; this comes from the coding sequence ATGCAAAAAGATAAAATTCGTAAAGCTGTTATCCCTGCTGCTGGTTTTGGTACTCGTTTATTCCCAGCCACCAAAGTTGTTAAGAAAGAACTTTTTCCAATTATCGATCGTGATGGTCGGGCTAAGCCTGTAATTCAAGTAATTGTTGAAGAAGCAACTAATGCTGGGATTGAAGAAGTTGGGATTGTGGTACAAGCAGGCGATCGCTCATTGTTTGAGAATTTCTTTAAATCGCCAATAAAAAAAGAACTTTTCAACAAATTATCACCGCAAAATCAGGAATATAGTCAGTATCTCCAAGATTTAGGCAACAGAATTACCATTCTGACGCAGGAAGAACAAGAAGGGTACGGTCATGCAGTATTCTGTGCCAAAGAATGGGTGAAAGATGAGCCATTTCTCTTAATGTTGGGCGATCATATTTACTCATCTGACACTGAAAAATCTTGTGCAGGTCAAGTTTTAGATATTTATGAAAAAGTTAATCAAAACGTTATTGGCTTGACTACCATGCCAGCAGAAATTATTCATAAAGCTGGTTGCGTTACAGGAGGCTGGCAGGATTTAAACTCGATGCTGACGGTGACGCAAGTTTGCGAAAAGCCTGACATTGAGTATGCGCGCAAGCATCTCCGTGTAGAGGGAATGGCAGAAGATCAGTTTCTCTGTATATTCGGCTTGTATGTACTTACGCCGAAAATTTTTGATTACTTGGAAGAACACATCAGCAACAACATCCGCGAACGAGGTGAGTTTCAGTTAACATCCTGCCTCGATAGATTGCGTCAGGAAGAGGGAATGACAGGATATGTTGTCAAAGGACAATGTTTTGACACCGGATTGCCAGATACCTATCGGCAGACCATAATTGATTTTAGAAATGTAGGTTAG